A window of the Hordeum vulgare subsp. vulgare chromosome 5H, MorexV3_pseudomolecules_assembly, whole genome shotgun sequence genome harbors these coding sequences:
- the LOC123452134 gene encoding serine/threonine-protein kinase STY13-like has protein sequence MASSAGDLPEVKFKRTGSLGSSDYVRADKIDLTSLDIQLEQQLNKKWSKSNIKSLGPKADWEIDLAKLEIRHVIAQGTYGTVYRGTYDGQQVAVKLLDWGEDGFATEAETTALRTSFKQEVAVWHKLSHPNVTKFVGASMGTTDLKIPVNDNGARANLPARACCVVVEYLAGGTLKQYLIKNRRRKLAYKVVVQLALDLSRGLSYLHSRKIVHRDVKTENMLLDTQRNLKIADFGVARVEAQNPKDMTGATGTLGYMAPEVLDGKPYNRKCDVYSFGICLWEIYCCDMPYPDLSFADVSSAVVHQNLRPDIPRCCPSAFANIMRKCWDGNPDKRPDMDEVVQLMEALDTSKGGGMIPDGQSSGCLCFTRARGP, from the exons ATGGCGTCCAGCGCCGGTGATCTGCCTGAGGTGAAATTCAAGAGGACCGGGAGCTTGGGGAGCAGCGACTATGTGCGAGCCGACAAGATCGATCTCACCAGCCTCGACATCCAGCTGGAGCAACAGCTCAACAAGAAATGGAGCAAGTCCAACATCAAGTCACTGGGACCTAAGGCGGACTGGGAGATTGACCTTGCTAAGCTGGAGATCCGGCACGTCATCGCTCAGGGGACATATGGGACCGTCTACCGCGGCACCTATGATGGCCAGCAAGTCGCAG TGAAGCTGTTGGATTGGGGAGAAGATGGTTTTGCCACAGAAGCCGAAACTACTGCTTTACGAACATCATTTAAGCAGGAGGTTGCTGTTTGGCATAAGCTCAGCCATCCTAACGTTACGAAG TTTGTTGGTGCGTCTATGGGGACCACTGACCTCAAGATACCAGTTAATGACAATGGTGCGCGTGCCAACTTGCCGGCTAGAGCATGTTGTGTTGTGGTAGAATATCTCGCTGGTGGCACTTTGAAACAGTACCTGATAAAGAACAGACGgcggaagcttgcctacaaagttGTGGTTCAGCTTGCATTGGATCTGTCCAGAGG ACTGAGCTATCTACACTCCAGAAAGATAGTACATCGTGATGTGAAAACTGAAAATATGCTGCTTGATACACAGCGTAACCTTAAGATTGCTGATTTCGGTGTTGCACGTGTTGAGGCTCAGAATCCGAAGGATATGACTGGTGCGACCGGCACGCTTGGTTACATGGCCCCAGAG GTTCTTGATGGTAAACCATACAACAGAAAATGTGATGTTTATAGTTTTGGCATTTGCTTGTGGGAAATCTATTGCTGTGACATGCCATACCCAGACCTAAGTTTTGCCGATGTCTCTTCTGCTGTTGTTCACCAG AACTTGCGGCCAGACATACCCCGTTGCTGCCCAAGTGCGTTTGCGAACATTATGCGCAAGTGCTGGGATGGAAACCCTGATAAACGCCCTGACATGGACGAGGTGGTGCAGCTCATGGAGGCCCTCGACACGAGCAAAGGCGGCGGTATGATACCGGATGGCCAGTCGTCCGGATGCTTATGTTTCACCAGGGCCCGTGGCCCGTAG